The Herbiconiux sp. SALV-R1 nucleotide sequence CCCGAGCAGCGTGAGTAGTTGTTGCCTACTCCGAGCGCTCCGGCTCCCCCTGAGCCGCCTCCTTCAGCTCCTCCTTTACCGACGCGCCGCGCCGCTTCATGACGACGAGCGACGCGATCGTCGCCACCGCCATCGAGAGGATGATGACGGCGAGCGACGTCCACGTGTCGATGTCGGGGATCCACTCGATGTGCTCGCCGCCGTTGATGAACGGCACCTCGTTCTCGTGCAGCGCGTGGAAGACGAGCTTCACCCCGATGAAGGCGAGGATGAACGCGATGCCGTAGTGCAGGTAGATGAGCCGGTCGAGGAGACCGCCGAGCAGGAAGTACAGCTGCCGCAGCCCCATCAGCGCGAACACGTTCGCCGTGAACACGATGAACGGGTTCTGCGTGATGCCGAAGATCGCCGGGATGGAGTCGAGCGCGAACAGCAGGTCGGTGGAGCCGAGCGCGATGAACACGATGATCATCGGCGTGAAGATCCTGTGCCCGTCGACGACGGTGCGCACCTTGGCCCCGTCGAAGTCGTCGGAGATGCGTACCTGCCGGCGCAGCATCCGCACCAGCCGGTTCTCACCCGCACCCTCGTCGTCGTCGTGCCCGAAGGCCTGCTTGAACGCCGTGTAGAGCAGGAACGCGCCGAAGATGTAGAAGATCCAGCTGAGCGACTCGATGAGCTGCGCCCCGATGAGGATGAAGATGCCGCGCAGCACCAGCGCGATGATGATGCCCACCATCAGCGCCTCCTGCTGGTACTTCCTCGGCACGTTGAAGCGGCTCATGATGATGACGAAGACGAACAGGTTGTCGATCGACAGGCTGTACTCGGTGAGCCAGCCGGCGAGGAACTGCCCCGCCTGCTCGCCGTCGGAGAACAGCAGCATGAGCAGCGCGAAGATCAGCGCGAGCCCTACGTAGAAGACCACCCAGAGCGTCGCCTCCTTGAACGACGGCACGTGCGGTCTCTTGTACGCCAGCACCAGGTCGGCGGCGAGGATGAGCACGAGCACGACCAGCGAGACGATCTCGAAGGCGACGGGAAGTTGCACGGAAGGCGACCTTTCAGGTGTTTTCAGACAGCACGAGGCTCCGAAAGTCTCTCCTGCGCTCGCACGGTGTCAATCGGGTTGACGGATGCGCGCCGCTGCCCCCGGGTGCACGACGACGGGCACCGTGATGACGATGGCAGCGAAGTGGATACTCCCCTTCTCAGGGCAATAGTACAGCCGCGCCGCCTCTAGGATTTCCTCGTGAGCCGAGACGATCGACCCGACAGCACGAGTTCCTCAAGCACCGCAGCCGACCGCGCCTATCGCGATTCCCCCACCTCCAAGGCGCTCGGCTACTTCATCTTCGCCAGCCGCTGGCTGCAGGCACCGCTCTACTTCGGCCTGATCGTGGCGCAACTGGTGTACGTGATCGTCTTCATGGTCGATCTGGCGCACATCGTCGAAGACGTCGCCACCGGCATGACCGACATCGACGAGACCAAGATCATGCTCGCCGTGCTCGGTCTCATCGACGTGGTGATGATCGCGAACCTCCTGATCATGGTGATCATCGGCGGCTACGAGACGTTCGTGTCGAAGATCAGGGTGCAC carries:
- a CDS encoding TerC family protein — encoded protein: MQLPVAFEIVSLVVLVLILAADLVLAYKRPHVPSFKEATLWVVFYVGLALIFALLMLLFSDGEQAGQFLAGWLTEYSLSIDNLFVFVIIMSRFNVPRKYQQEALMVGIIIALVLRGIFILIGAQLIESLSWIFYIFGAFLLYTAFKQAFGHDDDEGAGENRLVRMLRRQVRISDDFDGAKVRTVVDGHRIFTPMIIVFIALGSTDLLFALDSIPAIFGITQNPFIVFTANVFALMGLRQLYFLLGGLLDRLIYLHYGIAFILAFIGVKLVFHALHENEVPFINGGEHIEWIPDIDTWTSLAVIILSMAVATIASLVVMKRRGASVKEELKEAAQGEPERSE